The following are from one region of the Clupea harengus unplaced genomic scaffold, Ch_v2.0.2, whole genome shotgun sequence genome:
- the jun gene encoding transcription factor AP-1, whose amino-acid sequence MSVKMETTFYDDSVNGAFTQHDNASYGYNPKALKQNMTLNLSDPAVNLKPHLRAKASDILTSPDVGLLKLASPELERLIIQSSNGLITTTPTPTQFLCPKNVTDEQEGFAEGFVRALAELHHQHMPNMPNMPNVTSAPQTSINNGMAPVSSMAGSTVYSSTMRADPPVYADLNTFNPAISSAPSAVPSYSTANAMTYTTTHPQHTINTELPVQHLRLQALKEEPQTVPEMPGDTPPLSPIDMENQERIKAERKRMRNRVAASKCRKRKLERISRLEDKVKNLKSQNSDLSSTANMLREQVAQLKQKVMNHVNSGCQLMLTQQLQTF is encoded by the coding sequence ATGTCTGTCAAGATGGAAACTACTTTCTACGATGACTCTGTGAACGGTGCTTTCACTCAGCACGACAATGCCAGTTATGGATATAACCCCAAAGCACTGAAACAAAACATGACGCTCAATCTCAGTGACCCTGCCGTTAACCTCAAACCTCACCTGCGCGCTAAAGCCAGCGACATACTGACCTCGCCAGATGTCGGACTGCTGAAGTTGGCTTCGCCGGAGCTAGAGAGACTCATCATCCAGTCCAGCAATGGTCTGATCACCACAACTCCGACTCCAACTCAGTTCCTGTGCCCGAAGAATGTCACTGACGAGCAGGAGGGCTTTGCAGAGGGGTTCGTCCGGGCACTGGCGGAGCTGCATCACCAACACATGCCCAACATGCCGAACATGCCCAACGTCACCTCGGCCCCACAGACGAGTATCAACAATGGTATGGCACCTGTTTCTTCAATGGCGGGTAGTACTGTTTACAGTTCAACCATGCGCGCTGACCCACCTGTGTACGCGGACCTCAACACGTTCAATCCTGCAATCAGCAGCGCACCCTCAGCAGTACCAAGTTACAGCACAGCCAACGCCATGACTTACACCACAACCCATCCACAGCATACGATCAACACAGAGCTCCCCGTTCAGCACCTACGGCTACAGGCCCTGAAGGAAGAACCCCAGACAGTGCCGGAGATGCCGGGTGAtacgccccctctctctcccattgacATGGAGAACCAGGAGCGGATAAAGGCTGAGAGGAAGCGCATGAGGAACAGGGTCGCCGCCTCCAAATGCCGGAAGAGGAAACTGGAAAGGATCTCCCGGCTGGAGGATAAAGTGAAGAATCTGAAGTCCCAAAACTCTGATCTTTCCTCCACTGCGAACATGCTCCGCGAACAGGTAGCGCAGCTGAAGCAGAAAGTCATGAACCACGTCAACAGTGGATGTCAGCTCATGTTGACGCAGCAGCTGCAAACGTTTTGA